Proteins encoded by one window of Halorubrum ruber:
- the carB gene encoding carbamoyl-phosphate synthase large subunit — MSEDRTILLIGSGPIQIGQAAEFDYSGAQACRALQEEGARVVLVNSNPATIMTDPETADRVYIEPITPEAIAEVIRIEEPDGVIAGLGGQTGLNVTAELAEEGILEEHDVEVMGTPLDTIYATEDRDLFRQRMEDLGQPVPKSTTISLDDDESVTDFDEEYFRERVQDAVDAVGGLPVIARTTYTLGGSGSGVVDDFEELVERVRKGLRLSRNSEVLITESISGWVELEYEVMRDADDSCIIICNMENIDPMGIHTGESTVVTPSQVIPDDGHQEMRDAALEVIRDLGIQGGCNIQFAWHDDGTPGGEYRVVEVNPRVSRSSALASKATGYPIARVTAKVALGKRLHEIDNEITGETTAAFEPAIDYVVTKVPRWPIDKFDDVDFELGTAMKSTGEAMSIGRTFEESMVKALRSSEYDPAVDFDEVDDAELESEYLERPTPDRPYAMFEAFDRGYAVDDVIDLTGIHRWYVERFEKIADGTAAAAEGDFTEAAMVGRTDAEIAATATAGGVDADVGQVESEVPDRTYKQVDTCAGEFEASTPYYYSARLPEFLRGADTAGAANEVRVDPDVESVVVVGGGPIRIGQGVEFDYCAVHAVRALRELGIDAHVINNNPETVSTDYDTSDGLFFEPISAEEVADVIETTGADGVMVQFGGQTSVNVGEPLQAEIERRGLDCEILGTSVEAMDLAEDRDRFNVLMDEMGIAQPEGGTATSEAEALELAHEIGYPVLVRPSYVLGGRAMRVVEDDAELEEYIEEAVRVSPDKPILVDQFLDDAVELDVDAVADGEDVLLGGVMEHVESAGVHSGDSACMIPPRSLGDETLGRVREVTEDIARALDTVGLLNVQLAVTGVESEAESEVYVLEANPRSSRTVPFVSKATGVPIAKLAAKVMTDDLTLADLDADEQIPEHRSVKEVVLPFDRLPGSDPRLGPEMKSTGEVMGTATSFGKAYDKAQDSTGKPIPESGTAVVDLSAEEFPDPGTEAGEALVDGYAAHFELSEATDLIEAARRGELDLIVSRQRDLLEVAVEEEITYFSTHASAKAALEALDHAGDDLDVMAVSDRPKRVEQWGAE, encoded by the coding sequence ATGAGCGAGGACCGGACGATTCTACTTATCGGCAGCGGACCGATTCAGATCGGACAGGCGGCCGAGTTCGACTACTCCGGCGCGCAGGCGTGTCGCGCCCTCCAAGAGGAGGGCGCTCGCGTCGTCTTAGTGAACTCGAACCCCGCGACGATCATGACCGACCCCGAGACGGCCGACCGGGTGTACATCGAGCCGATCACGCCCGAGGCCATCGCGGAGGTCATCCGCATTGAGGAGCCGGACGGCGTCATCGCCGGTCTCGGCGGCCAGACCGGACTCAACGTCACCGCCGAACTCGCCGAGGAGGGAATCTTGGAGGAGCACGACGTCGAGGTGATGGGGACGCCGCTCGACACCATCTACGCGACCGAGGACCGCGACCTCTTCCGCCAGCGGATGGAGGACCTCGGCCAACCGGTGCCGAAGTCGACCACCATCTCCTTGGACGACGACGAGTCGGTCACCGACTTCGACGAGGAGTACTTCCGCGAGCGCGTTCAGGACGCGGTCGACGCGGTCGGCGGGCTCCCGGTCATCGCGCGGACGACCTACACCCTCGGTGGCTCCGGCTCGGGCGTCGTCGACGACTTCGAGGAGCTCGTCGAACGCGTCCGCAAGGGGCTCCGCCTCTCGCGCAACAGCGAGGTGCTGATCACGGAGTCCATCTCCGGCTGGGTCGAGCTGGAGTACGAGGTGATGCGGGACGCCGACGACTCCTGTATCATCATCTGTAACATGGAGAACATCGACCCGATGGGGATCCACACCGGCGAGTCGACGGTCGTCACCCCTTCGCAGGTGATCCCCGACGACGGCCACCAGGAGATGCGCGACGCGGCGCTCGAAGTGATCCGCGACCTCGGCATCCAGGGCGGCTGTAACATCCAGTTTGCGTGGCACGACGACGGGACGCCCGGCGGCGAGTACCGCGTCGTCGAGGTGAACCCGCGCGTCTCGCGCTCCTCCGCGCTCGCGTCGAAGGCGACCGGCTACCCGATCGCCCGCGTCACCGCGAAGGTCGCGCTCGGCAAGCGCCTCCACGAGATCGACAACGAGATCACCGGCGAGACGACCGCCGCCTTCGAGCCCGCCATCGACTACGTGGTGACGAAGGTGCCGCGCTGGCCCATCGACAAGTTCGACGACGTGGACTTCGAGCTGGGCACCGCGATGAAGTCCACCGGCGAGGCGATGTCGATCGGCCGGACGTTCGAGGAGAGCATGGTGAAGGCGTTACGCTCCTCGGAGTACGACCCCGCGGTCGACTTCGACGAGGTCGACGACGCGGAGCTCGAATCCGAGTATCTCGAACGCCCGACCCCCGACCGCCCGTACGCGATGTTCGAGGCGTTCGACCGCGGCTACGCCGTCGACGACGTGATCGACCTCACCGGCATCCACCGCTGGTACGTCGAGCGCTTCGAGAAGATCGCCGACGGCACCGCCGCGGCCGCCGAGGGCGACTTCACCGAGGCGGCGATGGTCGGCCGCACCGACGCCGAGATCGCGGCGACCGCGACCGCCGGCGGCGTCGACGCCGACGTGGGGCAGGTTGAGAGCGAGGTTCCGGACCGCACTTATAAACAGGTCGACACCTGCGCGGGCGAGTTCGAGGCCTCGACGCCGTACTACTACTCCGCGCGCCTCCCGGAGTTCCTCCGGGGCGCCGACACCGCCGGCGCGGCGAACGAGGTCCGCGTCGACCCCGACGTCGAGAGCGTCGTGGTCGTCGGCGGCGGCCCGATTCGCATCGGGCAGGGCGTCGAGTTCGACTACTGCGCGGTCCACGCGGTGCGCGCGCTCCGCGAGCTCGGCATCGACGCGCACGTGATCAACAACAACCCCGAGACGGTGTCGACGGACTACGACACCTCAGACGGACTCTTCTTCGAGCCCATCTCCGCCGAGGAGGTCGCCGACGTGATCGAGACCACCGGCGCCGACGGCGTGATGGTCCAGTTCGGCGGGCAGACATCCGTCAACGTGGGCGAACCGCTCCAGGCGGAGATCGAGCGCCGCGGGCTGGACTGCGAGATTCTGGGCACGAGCGTCGAGGCGATGGACCTCGCCGAGGACCGCGACCGGTTCAACGTCCTGATGGACGAGATGGGAATCGCGCAGCCCGAGGGCGGCACCGCGACGAGCGAGGCCGAGGCGCTGGAGCTGGCCCACGAGATCGGCTACCCCGTCCTCGTGCGTCCCTCCTACGTGCTGGGCGGCCGCGCGATGCGGGTCGTCGAGGACGACGCGGAGCTCGAGGAGTACATCGAGGAGGCGGTCCGCGTCTCGCCCGACAAGCCCATCCTCGTCGACCAGTTCCTCGACGACGCGGTCGAGCTGGACGTCGACGCCGTCGCGGACGGCGAGGACGTGCTGCTCGGCGGCGTGATGGAGCACGTCGAGAGCGCGGGCGTCCACTCGGGCGACTCCGCGTGCATGATCCCGCCGCGCTCGCTCGGCGACGAGACGCTCGGCCGGGTCCGCGAGGTCACCGAGGACATCGCCCGCGCGCTCGACACGGTCGGCCTGCTCAACGTCCAGCTCGCGGTGACTGGCGTCGAGAGCGAGGCGGAGAGCGAAGTGTACGTGTTGGAGGCGAACCCGCGCTCCTCGCGGACGGTCCCGTTCGTCTCGAAGGCGACGGGCGTCCCCATCGCCAAGCTGGCGGCGAAGGTGATGACCGACGACCTGACGCTCGCCGACCTCGACGCCGACGAGCAGATCCCCGAACACCGCTCCGTGAAGGAGGTCGTCCTGCCGTTCGACCGCCTGCCGGGCTCGGACCCGCGGCTCGGCCCGGAGATGAAGTCCACCGGCGAGGTGATGGGCACCGCGACCTCCTTCGGCAAGGCGTACGACAAGGCGCAGGACTCCACCGGGAAGCCGATCCCGGAGTCCGGCACCGCCGTCGTCGACCTCTCGGCCGAGGAGTTCCCGGACCCGGGCACCGAGGCCGGCGAGGCGCTCGTCGACGGGTACGCGGCGCACTTCGAGCTGAGCGAGGCGACGGACCTCATCGAGGCGGCGAGGCGCGGCGAGCTCGACCTCATCGTCTCGCGCCAGCGCGACCTGCTGGAGGTCGCCGTCGAGGAGGAGATCACCTACTTCTCGACGCACGCCTCCGCGAAGGCGGCGCTCGAAGCCCTCGACCACGCGGGCGACGACCTCGACGTGATGGCGGTGTCCGACCGCCCGAAGCGCGTCGAGCAGTGGGGCGCAGAGTAA
- a CDS encoding RNA-guided endonuclease InsQ/TnpB family protein: protein MEVRRTAVVKLDLSDEQRDALHRTADQYLYCANRTADYCWSDTSYTKCKTNKREVRDALYSELREETDLQAQLVQAAIKRAVEAVKACVERWKKGQRVSCPTFTAETMDYDARSATFYRNKVSLATVEGRVEPSFVLPADSPTPYERYVLSDDYEFRESTVRYDAVDDEFYIQLSTRRIDGDAAVSADTGHPDQTVLGIDLGVNSLAVSSTGTFWQGDDYDHWTREFEKRRGEMQQRGTQAAHDALLRLGKREEAWRKQYIHTVANELVAEAVEHDCDVVVFEELTDIRERLPQAKWHHVWAFRRLYEYVSYKAPEQGVSVEQVAPNHTSQRCSRTDCGFTHEDNRHGEHFECQKCGYEVNADYNGAKNIGLRYARKRIHRLRSSPKSGSGDAEVDLRINGGTLNGESHRPTAGD from the coding sequence ATGGAGGTGCGTCGAACTGCCGTCGTGAAACTCGACCTTTCCGACGAGCAACGCGACGCACTCCACCGAACCGCCGACCAATACCTGTACTGCGCGAACCGAACCGCCGACTACTGTTGGTCCGACACCTCCTACACCAAGTGCAAGACCAACAAGCGAGAGGTTCGTGACGCGCTCTACTCCGAACTTCGAGAGGAGACGGACCTACAGGCACAGCTCGTCCAAGCCGCCATCAAACGCGCCGTCGAAGCCGTCAAAGCGTGTGTCGAACGGTGGAAGAAGGGACAGCGTGTCTCTTGCCCGACGTTCACCGCCGAGACAATGGACTACGACGCGCGGAGCGCGACCTTCTACCGCAACAAGGTGTCGCTGGCAACTGTTGAGGGCCGGGTCGAACCGTCGTTCGTTCTCCCGGCGGACAGCCCGACGCCTTACGAACGGTACGTTCTCTCCGACGACTACGAGTTCCGCGAGAGTACGGTTCGATACGACGCAGTGGACGACGAGTTCTACATCCAACTCTCGACTCGGCGGATAGACGGTGACGCAGCGGTTTCGGCAGATACCGGGCACCCCGACCAAACGGTCCTCGGTATCGACCTCGGCGTCAACAGTCTCGCGGTCTCTTCGACCGGCACGTTCTGGCAAGGCGACGATTACGACCATTGGACTCGGGAGTTCGAGAAGCGACGTGGTGAGATGCAACAGCGCGGGACACAAGCCGCGCACGACGCCCTGCTTCGCCTCGGGAAGCGTGAGGAAGCATGGCGGAAACAGTACATCCACACCGTCGCCAACGAACTTGTCGCGGAAGCCGTCGAACACGACTGCGACGTTGTTGTGTTCGAGGAGTTAACCGACATTCGAGAGCGGCTCCCACAGGCGAAGTGGCACCACGTGTGGGCGTTCCGTCGCCTCTACGAGTACGTCTCCTACAAAGCGCCCGAGCAGGGCGTTTCCGTGGAGCAAGTCGCGCCGAACCACACGTCCCAACGCTGTTCTCGAACGGACTGTGGGTTCACGCACGAGGACAACCGCCACGGGGAACACTTCGAGTGCCAGAAGTGCGGCTACGAGGTGAACGCGGACTACAACGGTGCGAAGAACATCGGGCTACGATACGCTCGAAAGCGGATACACAGACTCCGTTCCTCGCCCAAGTCGGGGAGCGGAGACGCAGAAGTAGACCTGCGTATAAATGGTGGGACGTTGAACGGCGAGAGTCACCGGCCTACTGCCGGTGACTGA
- a CDS encoding CDC48 family AAA ATPase, with translation MNEVQLEVAKAYPNDSGRGIARLDPDTLLHLKLSPGDIIEIEGAETTAAKVWRADRQDWNTDTVRVDGFTRQNADVGIGERVTIRKAEAEKADKLVLAPPEEASVQFGSDAAGMVKRQILKRPVVERDIVPVMSSTNHPFMRSPGQAIPLIAVETEPDGVCLITEDTEVELREEPISGFEKTGGGITYEDIGGLQSEIQRVREMVELPMKHPQIFSKLGIEPPQGVLLHGPPGTGKTLLAKAVANETSASFFSIAGPEIISKYYGESEQQLREIFEDAKEESPSIIFIDELDSIAPKREDVTGEVERRVVAQLLTMMDGLETRGQVIVIGATNRVDSVDPALRRPGRFDREIEIGVPDEVGRKEILQIHTRGMPLSDDVSLDHLADETHGFVGADIESLTKEAAMKALRRYLPEIDLDEEEVPPSLIDRMIVKRDDFSGALNEVEPSAMREVLVELPKISWDNVGGLEDAKQQVQESVEWPLTSPEKFDRMGVDAPKGVLLYGPPGTGKTLMAKAVANETNANFISVRGPQLLSKWVGESEKAIRQTFRKARQVSPTIIFFDELDSLAPSRGQEMGNNVSERVVNQLLTELDGLEDMGDVMVIGATNRPDMIDPALLRSGRFDRLVMIGQPDQEGREQILDIHTRDTPLAPDVSLREVAEITDGYVGSDLEGIAREAAIEALRDDDDAEEVEMKHFRRAMESVRPTINDDILAYYEDVKEQFKGGGGESLRDTGGRIGFQ, from the coding sequence ATGAACGAAGTCCAACTCGAAGTGGCGAAGGCGTACCCGAACGACTCGGGGCGCGGCATCGCCCGACTCGACCCCGACACCCTGCTGCACCTGAAGCTCTCGCCCGGCGACATCATCGAGATCGAGGGCGCGGAGACGACCGCCGCGAAGGTCTGGCGCGCCGACCGCCAGGACTGGAACACCGACACCGTCCGCGTGGACGGGTTCACCCGACAGAACGCGGACGTCGGCATCGGCGAGCGCGTCACCATCCGGAAGGCGGAGGCGGAGAAGGCCGACAAGCTCGTGCTGGCCCCACCCGAGGAGGCGTCGGTCCAGTTCGGCTCCGACGCCGCCGGCATGGTGAAACGCCAGATCCTCAAGCGCCCGGTCGTCGAGCGCGACATCGTCCCCGTGATGTCGTCGACGAACCACCCGTTCATGCGGTCGCCCGGGCAGGCGATCCCGCTGATCGCGGTCGAAACGGAGCCGGACGGCGTCTGTCTCATCACCGAGGACACCGAGGTCGAGCTTCGCGAGGAGCCGATCTCCGGGTTCGAGAAGACCGGCGGCGGAATTACGTACGAGGACATCGGCGGGCTCCAGTCGGAGATCCAGCGCGTCCGCGAGATGGTCGAGCTGCCGATGAAACACCCGCAGATCTTCTCGAAGCTCGGCATCGAGCCGCCGCAGGGCGTCCTGCTCCACGGCCCGCCGGGCACCGGGAAGACGCTGCTCGCGAAGGCCGTCGCCAACGAGACCTCGGCGTCGTTCTTCTCGATCGCCGGCCCGGAGATCATCTCGAAGTACTACGGCGAGTCCGAACAGCAGCTCCGGGAGATCTTCGAGGATGCCAAAGAGGAGTCGCCCTCGATCATCTTCATCGACGAGCTCGACTCGATCGCGCCGAAGCGCGAGGACGTGACTGGCGAGGTCGAGCGCCGCGTCGTCGCCCAGCTGCTGACGATGATGGACGGGTTAGAGACCCGCGGACAGGTGATCGTCATCGGGGCGACGAACCGCGTCGACAGCGTCGACCCCGCGCTCCGCCGGCCGGGTCGCTTCGACCGCGAGATCGAGATCGGCGTCCCCGACGAGGTGGGCCGCAAGGAGATCCTCCAGATCCACACCCGCGGGATGCCGCTCTCCGACGACGTGAGCCTCGATCACCTCGCGGACGAGACGCACGGGTTCGTCGGCGCCGACATCGAGAGCCTCACCAAGGAGGCGGCGATGAAGGCGCTCCGGCGCTACCTCCCCGAGATCGATCTCGACGAGGAGGAGGTACCCCCGAGCCTCATCGACCGGATGATAGTCAAGCGCGACGACTTCTCGGGCGCCCTCAACGAGGTCGAGCCGTCGGCGATGCGCGAGGTGCTCGTCGAGCTGCCGAAGATCTCGTGGGACAACGTCGGCGGGCTCGAGGACGCCAAACAGCAGGTCCAGGAGTCGGTGGAGTGGCCGCTCACCTCGCCGGAGAAGTTCGACCGGATGGGCGTCGACGCGCCGAAGGGCGTGCTGCTGTACGGCCCGCCCGGCACCGGGAAGACGCTGATGGCGAAGGCGGTCGCCAACGAGACGAACGCGAACTTCATCTCGGTCAGGGGGCCGCAGCTGCTCTCGAAGTGGGTCGGGGAGTCGGAGAAGGCGATCCGGCAGACCTTCCGGAAGGCCCGGCAGGTGAGCCCGACGATCATCTTCTTCGACGAGCTCGACAGCCTCGCGCCCTCGCGCGGGCAGGAGATGGGGAACAACGTCTCGGAGCGCGTCGTCAACCAGCTCCTCACCGAACTGGACGGCCTCGAGGACATGGGCGACGTGATGGTGATCGGCGCCACCAACCGCCCGGACATGATCGACCCGGCGCTGCTGCGCTCGGGGCGGTTCGACCGTCTCGTGATGATCGGCCAGCCCGACCAGGAGGGCCGCGAGCAGATCCTCGACATCCACACCCGGGACACGCCGCTCGCGCCCGACGTGAGCCTCCGCGAGGTCGCCGAGATCACCGACGGCTACGTCGGCTCCGACCTCGAGGGGATCGCCCGCGAGGCCGCCATCGAGGCGCTGCGCGACGACGACGACGCCGAGGAGGTCGAGATGAAGCACTTCCGGCGCGCGATGGAGTCGGTGCGCCCGACGATCAACGACGACATCCTCGCGTACTACGAGGACGTCAAAGAGCAGTTCAAGGGCGGCGGCGGCGAGTCGCTCCGCGACACCGGCGGTCGGATCGGCTTCCAGTGA
- the larC gene encoding nickel pincer cofactor biosynthesis protein LarC has protein sequence MRTLVFDGRTGAAGDMICAALIAAGADPDVLAPVSDALPIRYEVGETEKNGIRATTVDVLVDGEDDGAVETGADDSHGHDHGHDHTHDHDHGHNHDHSHGHDHETEAAQDDTHAEGAGVHRSYREVIDLVESMGLPDAVESTALDAFELLGRAEASVHGTDLDDTHFHEVGADDAIADVVGAALLLADLDPDRVLTTPVAAGGGTVEMSHGTYPVPAPATTEIASRADFRIVGGPIDRELLTPTGAAILGAVADDVDAVPDLAVERAGYGAGDAEFERHPNVLRALVGDGGPSASETARERTAGGSLVRDDIAVLETNLDDAAPEVLGGLQETLSRAGARDVTIVPTTMKKSRPGHLVKVICKPADAEAVAERLARETGTLGVRQSGATHRWIAEREFETATLRVDGVDHKVAVKVASTTDGEVYDVSAEYDDAAAVAEATGLPIREVLRRAEADVRERLDDG, from the coding sequence ATGCGAACGCTCGTCTTCGACGGTCGGACCGGCGCCGCCGGCGACATGATCTGCGCCGCGCTGATCGCGGCCGGCGCCGACCCCGACGTCCTCGCCCCCGTCAGCGACGCCCTCCCGATACGATACGAGGTCGGAGAGACGGAGAAGAACGGGATTCGGGCGACCACGGTCGACGTCCTCGTCGACGGCGAGGACGACGGAGCGGTCGAGACAGGCGCGGACGACAGCCACGGTCACGATCACGGCCACGATCACACGCATGACCACGACCACGGTCACAACCACGACCACAGTCACGGCCACGACCACGAGACGGAGGCCGCCCAAGACGACACCCACGCCGAGGGCGCCGGCGTCCACCGCTCCTACCGCGAGGTGATCGATCTCGTCGAGTCGATGGGGCTCCCCGACGCGGTCGAGTCGACCGCGCTCGACGCCTTCGAACTGCTCGGCCGCGCCGAGGCGTCGGTCCACGGCACCGACCTCGACGACACGCACTTCCACGAGGTGGGCGCGGACGACGCGATCGCCGACGTGGTCGGCGCCGCGCTGCTGCTCGCGGACCTCGATCCCGACCGCGTTCTCACCACGCCGGTCGCTGCCGGGGGCGGCACGGTCGAGATGAGCCACGGGACGTACCCGGTTCCGGCCCCGGCGACGACCGAGATCGCGAGCCGCGCCGACTTCCGGATCGTCGGCGGGCCGATCGACCGCGAACTGCTCACCCCCACGGGCGCCGCGATCCTCGGAGCGGTCGCCGACGACGTCGACGCGGTCCCGGATCTGGCGGTCGAGCGCGCTGGCTACGGCGCGGGCGACGCCGAGTTCGAGCGCCACCCGAACGTCCTCCGCGCGCTCGTCGGCGACGGGGGACCGTCAGCGAGCGAGACCGCGCGGGAACGAACCGCAGGCGGCAGCCTCGTCCGCGACGACATCGCCGTCCTGGAGACGAACCTCGACGACGCCGCGCCGGAGGTCCTCGGCGGGCTTCAGGAGACCCTCTCGCGTGCCGGCGCGCGAGACGTGACGATCGTTCCGACGACGATGAAGAAATCCCGCCCGGGCCACCTCGTGAAGGTCATCTGTAAGCCGGCGGACGCCGAGGCGGTCGCCGAGCGGCTCGCCCGGGAGACCGGGACGCTCGGGGTGCGCCAGTCGGGCGCGACCCACCGCTGGATCGCCGAGCGCGAGTTCGAGACGGCGACGCTCCGGGTCGACGGCGTCGACCACAAGGTGGCCGTGAAGGTCGCCTCGACGACGGATGGGGAGGTGTACGACGTCAGCGCGGAGTACGACGACGCGGCCGCGGTCGCCGAGGCGACGGGCCTCCCGATCCGGGAGGTGCTCCGGCGCGCCGAGGCCGACGTGCGGGAGCGGCTCGACGACGGTTAG
- the aspS gene encoding aspartate--tRNA(Asn) ligase, producing MIERIHTSDVEPDADEVAIAGHVHEIRDLGGLVFLIVRDREGLIQIVFKEEREPELFEAVQDVGAEDVVRVVGEPLESDQAPGGVEIAPTEYEVIDEADSPLPLEISKDIEVDLSTRLDNRALDLRKPETLAVFTLRSELITAMEEWFEDEGYVDIKTPLISKGGAEGGAELFPILYYNQDAFLSQSPQLYKQMLMASGYEAVYETGTAFRAEDFATSRHVSEIAMFDVELAYIDDEDDVMDVQEESLRYALSEVAENAERELDLLDVDLDVPEEDFPRITFDEALDILETEYGHFPDDPTDLDTKGEKLLGEHFEEQGHPAFFVVGYPDEKFYYMQDVPDDEIASRKFDLIYKGQELSSGGQREHDVERMVEVMEEEGVETANFEFYIEALSYGTPPHGGYGLGIDRLVQKVADLDNIKEAIMFPRDPNRLEP from the coding sequence ATGATCGAGCGAATTCACACGTCGGACGTCGAACCGGACGCGGACGAGGTCGCCATCGCCGGCCACGTCCACGAGATCCGCGACCTGGGAGGCCTCGTCTTCCTCATCGTGCGCGACCGCGAGGGGCTCATCCAGATCGTTTTCAAGGAGGAGCGCGAGCCCGAGCTGTTCGAGGCCGTCCAGGACGTGGGCGCCGAGGACGTGGTCCGCGTCGTCGGCGAGCCGCTGGAGAGCGACCAGGCGCCCGGCGGCGTCGAGATCGCGCCCACCGAGTACGAGGTCATCGACGAGGCCGACTCCCCGCTCCCCCTCGAAATCTCGAAGGACATCGAGGTCGACCTCTCGACCCGGCTCGACAACCGCGCGCTCGACCTCCGCAAGCCGGAGACGCTCGCGGTGTTCACCCTGCGCTCGGAGCTCATCACCGCGATGGAGGAGTGGTTCGAAGACGAGGGGTACGTCGACATCAAGACGCCCCTGATCTCGAAGGGCGGCGCCGAGGGCGGCGCCGAGCTGTTCCCGATCCTCTACTACAACCAGGACGCGTTCCTCTCGCAGAGCCCCCAGCTGTACAAGCAGATGCTGATGGCGTCGGGGTACGAGGCCGTCTACGAGACGGGCACCGCGTTCCGCGCCGAGGACTTCGCCACTTCTCGCCACGTCTCCGAGATCGCGATGTTCGACGTGGAGCTGGCGTACATCGACGACGAGGACGACGTGATGGACGTCCAAGAGGAGTCGCTGCGCTACGCGCTCAGCGAGGTCGCGGAGAACGCCGAGCGCGAGCTCGACCTGCTCGACGTCGACCTTGACGTGCCCGAAGAGGACTTCCCGCGGATCACCTTCGACGAGGCGCTCGACATCCTCGAAACCGAGTACGGCCACTTCCCGGACGACCCGACCGACCTCGACACGAAAGGGGAGAAGCTGCTCGGCGAGCACTTCGAGGAGCAGGGACACCCGGCGTTCTTCGTCGTCGGCTACCCCGACGAGAAGTTCTACTACATGCAGGACGTGCCCGACGACGAGATCGCCTCCCGGAAGTTCGACCTGATATATAAAGGACAGGAGCTCTCCTCGGGCGGCCAGCGCGAGCACGACGTCGAGCGCATGGTCGAGGTCATGGAGGAGGAGGGCGTCGAGACCGCGAACTTCGAGTTCTACATCGAGGCGCTGAGCTACGGCACGCCCCCGCACGGCGGCTACGGGCTCGGCATCGACCGCCTCGTCCAGAAGGTCGCCGACCTCGACAACATCAAGGAGGCGATCATGTTCCCGCGCGACCCGAACCGGCTGGAGCCGTAG
- a CDS encoding DUF4382 domain-containing protein: MTDRTSDRLALDRRTYLRATGAAALGAAGLAGCVGRASGTLATRVTDQPADIGDFESLVVTVEGFWLGPEGAEPDSEDADGNETDTDDGGDDAGDNETADGNETDAGDEADDEEDAGREYFEFDEAQEADLVELQNGETQLIDERELQTGEYPYLQIDVSSADGTLTDGSDATVDLPGNAPLKFNEAFEIRENTRTTFTADFAPVLRGNGRYLLRPVPSGIEVEYEESSDSDDDGSSGDNETDDS, from the coding sequence GTGACGGACCGCACGTCCGACCGCCTCGCGCTCGACCGCCGAACGTACCTCCGTGCGACCGGCGCCGCCGCGCTCGGCGCGGCCGGCCTGGCCGGCTGCGTCGGCCGGGCGAGCGGGACGCTCGCGACGCGGGTCACCGACCAGCCGGCCGACATCGGCGACTTCGAGTCGCTCGTCGTCACCGTCGAGGGGTTCTGGCTCGGGCCGGAGGGCGCCGAGCCGGACAGCGAGGACGCCGACGGCAACGAGACCGACACGGACGATGGCGGCGACGACGCTGGCGACAACGAGACTGCCGACGGCAACGAGACGGACGCGGGCGACGAGGCCGACGACGAGGAGGACGCCGGCCGCGAGTACTTCGAGTTCGACGAGGCCCAAGAGGCCGACCTCGTCGAACTCCAGAACGGCGAGACGCAGCTGATCGACGAGCGCGAGCTCCAGACGGGGGAGTACCCGTACCTCCAGATCGACGTGTCGTCGGCGGACGGGACGCTCACCGACGGGAGCGACGCGACCGTCGACCTCCCGGGCAACGCGCCGCTGAAGTTCAACGAAGCGTTCGAGATCCGGGAGAACACGCGGACGACGTTCACCGCGGACTTCGCGCCGGTGCTGCGCGGGAACGGCCGCTACCTCCTCCGACCGGTACCGAGTGGCATCGAGGTGGAGTACGAGGAGTCGTCGGACTCGGACGACGACGGATCGAGCGGCGACAACGAGACCGACGACTCGTAG
- a CDS encoding VTT domain-containing protein encodes MNRRSTLGRYAVAGAVVAALAALALAVSPEGALSRLRWLATDPLRFGVAVVALAAVRPLLAWPTTLLAVAVGFGYGWVGAPFALALVVGTALPPYALARAGRLRIRDGSETGEEPGIADRFCRAGERFAAESGSVRAVAGTRLLPLPSDAVTAGAAAAGVGVRPFLVGTALGELPWVLAGVAVGVSLDRLAASGGSLVDPTVILGMAAVGALVLAGPLYRTFVRPDAATA; translated from the coding sequence GTGAATCGCCGGTCGACGCTCGGGCGGTACGCGGTCGCGGGCGCCGTCGTCGCCGCGCTGGCGGCGCTCGCGCTCGCGGTCTCCCCCGAGGGGGCGCTCTCGCGGCTCCGCTGGCTCGCGACCGATCCGCTCCGGTTCGGGGTCGCCGTCGTCGCGCTCGCCGCCGTGCGGCCCCTGCTCGCGTGGCCGACGACCCTCCTCGCCGTCGCCGTCGGCTTCGGGTACGGCTGGGTCGGGGCGCCGTTCGCGCTCGCGCTCGTCGTCGGCACCGCCCTCCCGCCGTACGCGCTCGCTCGGGCGGGGCGGCTCCGAATTCGCGACGGTTCCGAGACGGGCGAGGAGCCGGGCATCGCAGACCGGTTCTGCCGGGCCGGCGAGCGCTTCGCGGCGGAGTCCGGCAGCGTGCGCGCCGTGGCCGGGACCCGCCTGCTGCCGCTCCCCTCCGACGCTGTGACGGCCGGGGCCGCGGCCGCCGGCGTCGGGGTCCGGCCGTTCCTGGTCGGCACGGCGCTGGGCGAGTTGCCGTGGGTCCTCGCCGGGGTCGCGGTCGGCGTCTCGCTCGACCGACTCGCGGCGAGCGGCGGGTCGCTCGTCGACCCGACCGTGATCCTCGGGATGGCCGCGGTCGGCGCGCTGGTCCTCGCCGGACCGCTCTATCGGACGTTCGTGCGGCCGGACGCGGCGACCGCCTGA